The following are encoded in a window of Arctopsyche grandis isolate Sample6627 chromosome 2, ASM5162203v2, whole genome shotgun sequence genomic DNA:
- the LOC143922543 gene encoding protein twisted gastrulation-like, producing the protein MFGLLRFVFLFLSFYDSACSAACNEAVCASVVSKCMLTQSCKCDLTHCSCCKDCYNCLSYLYKECCSCVDMCPGVDALSNQSKESYMELFHEGGVPQLFALLTSEPDPNKRWVSVPLADNDLSLQSIDGDINKQNSLAENCTLAYMSHCMPLTKCKSSCESLGSAGFRWFRDGCCECIGETCKNYGLDEKRYYCKEEGHAEEEIPEDNLNFGEDMDPQEESN; encoded by the exons ATGTTTGGTCTGCTTCGTTTCGTTTTCTTATTCTTGAGCTTCTACGACTCGGCCTGCTCAGCCGCTTGCAACGAGGCCGTCTGCGCTAGCGTGGTATCCAAATGCATGCTGACGCAGTCGTGTAAATGCGACCTGACGCACTGCTCGTGCTGCAAAGATTGCTACAACTGTCTCAGTTATCTCTACAAAGAATGCTGTTCGTGCGTGG atatgtgtCCGGGTGTGGATGCTCTCAGTAATCAATCGAAGGAGTCTTACATGGAGCTGTTCCACGAAGGAGGTGTGCCCCAACTGTTCGCTTTGTTGACGTCGGAGCCAGATCCGAATAAGCGTTGGGTGTCGGTACCGCTAGCAGATAATGATCTTTCCCTAC AGAGCATCGACGGCGACATCAATAAACAGAATTCTCTGGCTGAGAATTGCACGCTAGCATACATGTCTCATTGTATGCCCCTGACCAAGTGCAAAAGCAGCTGCGAGTCCTTGGGCTCGGCCGGATTTAG atGGTTCCGTGACGGATGTTGTGAATGTATCGGAGAAACTTGCAAGAACTACGGTCTCGATGAAAAGAG ATATTATTGTAAAGAAGAGGGTCACGCCGAAGAAGAGATTCCTGAAGATAATCTGAATTTCGGAGAAGATATGGATCCACAAGAAGAGTCTAACTAa